The following proteins are co-located in the Bradyrhizobium sp. AZCC 2176 genome:
- the proS gene encoding proline--tRNA ligase produces MRLSRFFLPILKENPKEAEIVSHRLMLRAGMMRQEAAGIYAWLPLGFRVLKKIEQIVREEQDRAGALELLMPTLQLADLWRESGRYDAYGPEMLRITDRHKRELLYGPTNEEMITEIFRAYVKSYRSLPLNLYHIQWKFRDEQRPRFGVMRGREFLMKDAYSFDIDEAAARRSYNRMFVAYLRTFARMGLKAIPMRAETGPIGGDLSHEFIVLAETGESGVFCNSDVLNLPIPPDDVDYDGDLTDIIKQWTSVYAATEDVHDAARYEREVPADKRVNTRGIEVGQIFYFGTKYSDAMKALVAGPDGVDVPIHGGSYGVGVSRLVGAIIEACHDDAGIKWPEAVAPFTAVILNLKQGDAAVDGACEKLYRELQAKGIDVLYDDTDQRAGAKFAAADLIGIPWQILVGPKGLAEGKFEIKRRSDGSRENLSPAEVVAKIA; encoded by the coding sequence ATGCGGTTGTCGCGGTTTTTTCTACCCATCCTGAAAGAGAATCCGAAAGAGGCGGAGATCGTCTCGCATCGGCTGATGCTGCGCGCCGGCATGATGCGGCAGGAAGCGGCCGGCATCTACGCCTGGCTGCCGCTGGGCTTTCGGGTTCTGAAGAAGATCGAGCAGATCGTTCGTGAGGAACAGGATCGCGCCGGCGCGCTGGAACTGTTGATGCCGACGCTGCAGCTCGCCGATCTCTGGCGCGAGAGCGGCCGCTACGATGCCTATGGTCCGGAGATGCTGCGCATCACCGACCGCCACAAGCGCGAATTGCTGTACGGGCCGACCAATGAGGAAATGATCACCGAGATCTTTCGCGCTTACGTCAAATCCTACCGAAGCCTGCCGCTCAACCTCTATCACATCCAGTGGAAGTTCCGCGACGAGCAGCGCCCGCGTTTCGGCGTGATGCGCGGCCGCGAATTCCTGATGAAGGACGCTTACTCCTTCGATATCGACGAGGCGGCGGCGCGCCGTTCCTATAACCGGATGTTCGTGGCTTACCTGCGCACTTTCGCGCGGATGGGATTGAAGGCTATCCCGATGCGCGCCGAGACCGGCCCGATCGGCGGCGATCTCAGCCACGAATTCATCGTGCTCGCGGAAACCGGCGAGTCCGGCGTGTTCTGCAATAGCGACGTGCTCAATCTGCCGATTCCGCCCGACGACGTCGACTATGACGGCGATCTCACCGACATCATCAAGCAATGGACGTCGGTCTATGCCGCGACCGAGGACGTCCACGACGCCGCGCGTTACGAGCGCGAAGTGCCGGCCGACAAGCGCGTCAATACGCGCGGCATCGAGGTCGGCCAGATCTTCTATTTCGGTACCAAATATTCCGATGCGATGAAGGCGCTGGTCGCCGGTCCCGATGGCGTCGATGTGCCGATCCATGGCGGCTCCTACGGCGTCGGCGTCTCGCGCCTGGTTGGCGCCATCATCGAGGCCTGCCATGACGACGCTGGCATCAAATGGCCGGAAGCAGTCGCACCGTTCACCGCCGTGATCTTGAATTTGAAGCAGGGGGATGCGGCCGTCGATGGCGCGTGCGAGAAACTTTATCGCGAGCTTCAGGCCAAGGGCATCGACGTGCTCTATGACGATACCGACCAGCGTGCGGGCGCGAAGTTCGCGGCCGCCGACCTGATCGGTATCCCCTGGCAGATTCTGGTCGGGCCGAAAGGCCTTGCCGAGGGCAAGTTCGAGATCAAGCGGCGCAGCGATGGTTCGCGCGAGAATCTCAGCCCGGCGGAAGTGGTGGCGAAGATCGCGTGA
- a CDS encoding YcnI family copper-binding membrane protein: MPKPVLVAAALAAFVVAPAGAHITLEKRQAPVGSYYKAVFAVPHGCAGSPTVKLRVQIPEGVIGIKPMPKPGWTVETVKGKYTAEYEFHGGKISEGVKEVVWSGGKLADDNYDEFVVSSFLTPGLKPDTTLYFPVVQECEQGVSRWIDIPAEGNDAHGRGSKSPAPGLKLIAKP; encoded by the coding sequence ATGCCGAAACCAGTGCTGGTCGCCGCTGCCCTTGCCGCGTTCGTCGTCGCTCCGGCAGGCGCCCATATCACCCTTGAGAAACGGCAGGCGCCGGTGGGCTCGTACTACAAGGCGGTGTTTGCCGTGCCGCACGGCTGCGCGGGATCGCCGACGGTCAAGCTGCGGGTTCAAATTCCGGAAGGCGTGATCGGCATCAAGCCGATGCCAAAGCCGGGGTGGACTGTCGAGACGGTCAAAGGCAAATACACCGCCGAGTATGAGTTTCACGGCGGGAAAATATCCGAGGGCGTCAAGGAAGTGGTGTGGAGCGGCGGTAAGCTCGCCGACGACAATTACGATGAATTCGTCGTCTCCAGTTTTCTCACGCCTGGCCTGAAGCCGGACACCACGCTGTATTTTCCCGTGGTGCAGGAATGCGAGCAGGGCGTCAGCCGCTGGATTGATATTCCGGCCGAAGGTAACGATGCGCATGGCCGTGGCAGCAAATCGCCGGCGCCAGGCCTCAAGCTGATCGCGAAGCCGTAA
- a CDS encoding copper resistance CopC/CopD family protein, with amino-acid sequence MARVLASLAALLSALCFASAAWAHATLLSSEPADGSVLAQPPRMVQLHFNEGVTPAVIGLIDAGGKARDVATRAVGQSVLIVLPDDLPQGTQIVSYRVVSQDGHPVAGSMVFSIGAETGTAPPAKATPLAVLIWLARIGVYLGLFVGVGGAFFAAWIGQGPSGSTVSRGALAIGLVSAAASLGLQGLDLLNLPLGGIVTSAPWTSALATSLGPSLLIAIAAMAIAWFAWKSPSILMAWVLTMLAMAGVGLSLATTGHAATGSPQWLTRPSLFLHGVAVAYWIGALAPLAAMARRRNDDLPRVLKQFSAVAMLLVGLLVLSGLVLSIIQLGSLRALIETQYGIILSIKLALVILLLGLAALNRFLVTPAVGADYEITRPLLGSILTECVLVVCILAVVAGWRFTPPPRASVAAVAVPLSVHIHTDAAMFQVLVSPGKVGSNDFVLQLMTGDAALLPAKEATLILSLPERGIEPMERRAALGPDGYWHVRGVALPLPGRWHMQIDALVTDFRKITLQDELQVR; translated from the coding sequence ATGGCGCGCGTGCTCGCCAGCCTTGCCGCGCTGCTGTCGGCTCTATGTTTTGCGAGCGCAGCGTGGGCCCATGCGACGCTGCTTTCTTCGGAGCCGGCCGATGGCAGCGTGCTGGCGCAGCCGCCGAGGATGGTGCAGTTGCACTTCAACGAAGGCGTTACGCCGGCCGTGATCGGTTTGATCGATGCCGGCGGCAAGGCGCGCGATGTCGCCACCCGCGCGGTCGGACAATCCGTGCTGATCGTTTTGCCCGACGACCTGCCGCAGGGCACGCAGATCGTCAGCTATCGCGTGGTCTCGCAGGACGGTCATCCCGTGGCGGGATCGATGGTGTTTTCGATCGGCGCCGAGACCGGGACCGCGCCGCCGGCAAAGGCGACGCCGCTGGCGGTGCTGATCTGGCTCGCACGGATCGGGGTTTACCTCGGCCTGTTCGTCGGCGTCGGCGGCGCCTTCTTCGCAGCCTGGATCGGGCAGGGGCCGAGCGGATCGACGGTCAGCCGCGGCGCGCTTGCCATCGGTCTCGTCAGCGCAGCGGCCTCGCTCGGCCTGCAAGGTCTCGATCTTCTCAACCTTCCGCTTGGCGGCATCGTCACATCAGCGCCGTGGACGAGCGCGCTTGCTACCAGTCTCGGACCTTCCCTATTGATCGCGATCGCGGCGATGGCCATCGCCTGGTTCGCATGGAAAAGCCCGAGCATTCTGATGGCTTGGGTCCTGACCATGCTCGCCATGGCAGGCGTCGGGCTTTCGTTGGCCACCACCGGGCATGCCGCGACCGGCTCGCCGCAATGGCTGACGCGGCCATCGCTGTTCCTGCACGGCGTCGCCGTAGCCTACTGGATCGGCGCGTTGGCGCCGCTGGCGGCGATGGCGCGTCGGCGCAATGACGACCTGCCGCGCGTGCTCAAGCAGTTTTCGGCCGTAGCTATGTTGCTGGTCGGGCTTCTCGTGCTGAGCGGATTAGTGCTTTCGATCATCCAGCTTGGAAGTCTGCGCGCGCTGATCGAGACCCAATACGGCATCATTCTCTCGATCAAGTTGGCGCTGGTGATCCTCTTGCTCGGGCTTGCGGCGCTGAATCGGTTTTTGGTCACGCCTGCGGTTGGTGCGGATTACGAGATTACTCGGCCGCTCCTGGGATCGATCCTCACGGAATGCGTTCTCGTCGTTTGCATTCTGGCCGTCGTCGCCGGCTGGCGCTTCACGCCGCCGCCCCGCGCCTCGGTTGCTGCTGTTGCCGTGCCGCTCTCGGTCCATATCCACACGGATGCAGCGATGTTTCAGGTGCTGGTGTCGCCGGGCAAGGTCGGCTCCAACGACTTTGTGCTGCAGTTGATGACGGGAGACGCAGCCCTGCTGCCGGCCAAAGAGGCGACGCTGATCCTGAGCTTGCCGGAGCGCGGCATCGAACCGATGGAGCGTCGCGCGGCACTCGGGCCGGACGGCTACTGGCACGTGCGCGGCGTGGCGCTGCCACTGCCTGGCCGCTGGCACATGCAGATCGATGCGCTGGTCACCGATTTTCGGAAGATCACGCTGCAAGATGAATTGCAGGTGCGCTGA